One Abyssisolibacter fermentans genomic window, TAAAGTTATTTGATTTGAAATTTGAAATATATTGCCTGATATATCTGTACCTTCTCCATATAAACCTCTTATTGTAATTCCTATTTGAGAAACTGCTTGCAAAATTTTGTTTATCTGCCTTGTCAAAACCAAGCATGGTAAATGAACCATTGCAGAAACCCTTAAGCCGGTTCCCACATTAGTAGGACAAGCAGTTAAATAACCTAATCTTTCATCAAATGCGTAATTTATATTTTTTTCAATAGCATCATCCATTGAACTGCATATTTGCCAAGCTCTTTCAAAATTAAATCCAGGCAATAATACTTGTATTCTTATATGATCTTCTTCATTAACCATTACTACTTGTTTTTCATCATTATCTATTATAAATGCACTTTTGTCACTATTTTTGACTAACCCTTTACTAATTAAATGTTCTTCCACATATGAATTTTTTTGTATTATATTCATATCCTTTAGCTGATGAAAATTACACTCATTAAAAACTCTTTTTTCATTATCCACTGATTTTTTAACTTTTTCTATGATTTCACTTGAAGTATTATCATCTAACATATGAGGAAATTTATATTCCTTTATATTTCTAGCGAGTCTTATTCTGCTACTTATAACAATATCTTTATCGCTTCCTTCTCCTTCAAGCCACTTACTCATAAAATCACCACCCTATTCCCAGATTATTCATAGAAAATTAAATACTCTACTGTATCCTTCTGTTTAGAAAAAATCCATTAAATTCTCGACGTACCAACTCGGTATGCCTTCGAATTCACTGAAATCTTCTAATTCAGAAACTTACAGCAGATTATTCAACGTTATATGAATAATCAGGTCTATTTACATCCTTCAAGCTTTTGATTAAGTTCTTTTATTTTATCTCTTAGAATAACTGCCTGTTCAAATTCTTCTTTACTCACTACTATATCTAATTCTTTTTTCAATTTGTCAATTTCTTTAGCAATCTTAATTTTCCCACTAGATTTGCGAGGTAATTTCCCAATATGCTCTTCATGTCCATGAAGTCTCTTATATAAAGACTTTATTTTGAATTTAAATGTTTCATAACACTTGGGACAACCAAACCTACCTATTTTCCTAAATTGATCGTACGTCATACCACATCTTGGACATTGAATAATATCAGTATATTTCTTTTTTATAGACTCTTCACCATTATTATCTACTAATCCTGTGAAAAATTGATTAAATAATAGCGGTGAATCATTAAAATGATCTTCTAAATATTTATTGTTCTTAGCACAATCTTCACATAAATGTAGTTCTGTTTTTTCTCCGTTAATAATCTTGGTTAAATGTATTGTAGCTGTCTTTTTTCCACATTCACTACACAGCATATTACTAC contains:
- a CDS encoding protein arginine kinase — protein: MSKWLEGEGSDKDIVISSRIRLARNIKEYKFPHMLDDNTSSEIIEKVKKSVDNEKRVFNECNFHQLKDMNIIQKNSYVEEHLISKGLVKNSDKSAFIIDNDEKQVVMVNEEDHIRIQVLLPGFNFERAWQICSSMDDAIEKNINYAFDERLGYLTACPTNVGTGLRVSAMVHLPCLVLTRQINKILQAVSQIGITIRGLYGEGTDISGNIFQISNQITLGETEEEIIQKLKNIVLQILSKERISREMILSKGKIAVEDKVFRAFGVLKNARIISLNEAMKLLSDIRMGHAMGLIGNMDYFTINKLMIEVQPFTIQKNNYTSSNQHEISIKRADILRKVLNK
- a CDS encoding UvrB/UvrC motif-containing protein; this translates as MLCSECGKKTATIHLTKIINGEKTELHLCEDCAKNNKYLEDHFNDSPLLFNQFFTGLVDNNGEESIKKKYTDIIQCPRCGMTYDQFRKIGRFGCPKCYETFKFKIKSLYKRLHGHEEHIGKLPRKSSGKIKIAKEIDKLKKELDIVVSKEEFEQAVILRDKIKELNQKLEGCK